AAATACCTCGTTTGGGTTACCGAGTCATCACTCGATACGTTGAGCCTAGGGAGCCCTCGCCGCGGTGACACGGGGGCGTCATTCGAACAATTGAGCGCCCGACAAGGGGCGCTCTATGTTTCACCTCCGCAAACTCGGAGGCGACCGGCCTCGTTAGCGAAGAATAGCGGGAAGCAGCATCCGTTTGGTAAGCGCTGTTTTTCTCCCACCTGTTTTGAGTGAGTGGGAGCGACGATAATCGGAGCGATAGGGGCTCCGACACATGTCGATTTCAGAGCGTAAACATATGTCGGAGCCTGAAGCGGCTCCGACGCGGCGGATCGAGGTTTTCACGGGCGCGGGGCGTCGGAGGACGTGGGGCGCGGATCAGAAGGCGGCGATTGTCGCCGAGAGCTTCGCGGAGGGCGCGAGCGTTTGTGAAGCGGCGCGGCGGCATGGTCTGACGCCGCAGCAGCTTTTTACGTGGCGTCGTCAGGCGCGCAAAGAGACCGAGGCTCGCAAGGACGCAGGCGCGCCACCATTGTTCGTTCCCGCAATCATGCAAGGGCCAGCGCCGCGTCGCCGGTGAAGCGCAAACGACGCGCCCTGCGCGCGGAAATCGATTCGGCGCCGACGATCGAACTCGAAGTCGATGGCGTCACGGTTCGGGTCGAACGCGGCGCGCAAACGTTCGTGATCGCCGCCACGACGGTGGCGCGGTCCTTTGTGACGCCGCTCGCGAAGGAAGCCAGGAGGCCTGGTTTTGCACGGTCGATCCAGCTGTCGAGGTCGTCGCCGGCTTTCTTGCGGATCATGGCTTGAAACGCGGCGACGGCGGCGCGTGCTTCGACAAGCGCAGGAACGCTGTCCTCAATTGCTGCGATTGTGAGTGTCTCCGTCTTGGACAACGCGTCTCGGCCACTTCGTCATCAGGCGCGCAATGGTCCTCGCCGAGGGCGTTCGATGCAAGCCAACCGCGTCCATCTTTTCCGAGCGGCGGCGCCGGCCCGCCCATTCTGGAGACGACGCGCAAGGATCCACGAAACCCGGCAGCTTGGAGACGTCGCCACAGTTCAGCGCCATTGTGACAGCCGGCGGCCCATTGCGCGTCGAGCCATGGAAGATGCGGCTCGAGTGAACTCTCCCGCGTATGGAAAACTTCCGAGCGCTGGCCACGCAGAATCTTTCGGAACGAGCCCTGGCGACTATGGCCCGTCTCCCGCACGATCTCTTTGATCGACGCGCCGAGCTCGGCCAGCGCAAGAATAGCGGCGTTTTACTTCTTCGCGGCGCAGATAGCCCTCGTATTGAAGCTTCTCCGCGCGGTGAGCAGTGCCGGGTCGACGAGCGTCGCTCCGAGCGCGGATCGTATGCAGCGCATCGATTTACGCACGGCGCCGAGGAAGGCGGCACTGGCGTTTTCCATCAGATGCCAGCGGTCGGCAACCTGAAGAGCGCCGGAAGCGCCCTGCTGGCGGCGAGCGCAAAGCCGCCACCGTGATCTCGCGCGACAATGGCTATTTGCCGCTGTCCGGCGAGCCATGCCTACGCTGTTGCCGGCTCCCGATCGCGTAACATCTTGATCGGACGACGGCGCTCAAGATCGCAAATGATCGCCCCATAGCGCTGATTGCGTTTCCACGCCCAGTCGTCGATGCCGATTACGGTCGGCGGCGGCGGCGACGGCCAACCCCTGCAGCGCACGACCCGGAGCAGCGTATTAGCTGACCGGCATCATGAGGCGCCGGGCTAGACCCACAGCCGGTCGGCCGCCGAGCGCGAGGGCCAGATGACGGACGACGTTTTCGAAGCGGGCGGTTCGCCGACGCGGGCAGCGATAATGTCATCACCGACATCGCTCGGTGAAAATGGATCGGCGACATGTCGGCGTCACGCAACGGAAGCGCCGCGCGGTCAGGGAGATGCGAACCACGCGCCCCGCGAGCGGCAAATCCGAAAGCCGTCTCGAGTAGTGGCTGTGAACGCGCCTGGAAATCGAACCACAGTCCGGACATGTCCTCGTCGCGGCGATGGCGCGCGCCTCGATCGCCGTCATCGCACCCTCAATCGAAACGCTCTCGACGCGGAACCCTGACGGAATGATTGCCGAAGGACGCAGAACAGTCGTCATGGCGCTGATTCCCTGTGAAACCAGCGCCACTCGGCGCCGCAAGTGCATCAGAAGTGTGTCAGAGCCGTGTGTTGCCCCCCGATCGGCGCGGGGGCCACAATAATATACAGGAGCAATCAACGGCTTGGCTGCCTGACCCCTTGCCGATTGGGGGGTCAAAGCGTCGAGCCGATTCACACCTAAAGCTTGCCGGACTTTTCGAACAGCTCATCGGCGTTCGACCAATTGATTGCCGATAGCACGGCTTTTACATAGTCCCCAGCCCTGGCGCCGTAGTCCATGTGATAGGAATGCTCGTACATGTCGAGGACGAGCAGCGGTTCGCCACCAGCGACGACCTGAGTGTGATCGCTCGCCCAGGAGTTGACGAGTTGCTTTCCACGCCGGTCGTTGGCGAGAACAACCCAGCCCGAGCCGCCGCCGAGCGCCTTGCCAATCCCGACGAATTCCGAACGCCAACGATCGAAGGAGCCGAAGTCACGCGTGATCGCGCGGCCAATGCGGCGCCTGGCGCATTCGCCTCGCCGAGCCCGGCGAAATAGATCTCATGGAGGATCATGGAGTTCGTCGCGATCAACTCCTCGCGCTTCAGTCCGTTGATTTCGAATCCAGCAGCCTTGTCGAAGTCGAGCGCGGCGAGCTTCTCGGCGATGGCGTTGAGCCGCTTCACTGCGCCGATATAATTGTTCTCGTAATGGGAAACGAGAATCTTTTCCGACAATCCTTTGATGGTCTTGGGGTCGAAGGCCAGCGGCTTCGGCGTGTAGACGATGTTCTTCTTGGTGGCCGTAGGCTCTGCGGCCTGGGCCGACCCCAGCATTGCGGTCGCACCGGCTGCCGCGCCGAGGAATAGTCTGCGGTCGAATTCATTCGTCATTTGCGTACTCCTTCGAGATGATCACATACATTTCGCTATTTCGTGACAGCCCCCGCGCCCTTCGAAGGCCGCGCTCGCGGTCGCTGCCCCGACGACGAAGAGCAGAACGCCGCTCGCGGTGCAGACGACGAGCGTACGTGGAACGCCGAGATCGAATTTGAAGAGCGCCAGCGCCGCGACGATGGCCAGAAGCAGCGCCAACGCGTCGACGCTCCACGGCGCCGGACCTCGAAAGAGAAACCAAAGCCATGGATGGGGACGGCCTCGCGGAAAAGGATGTGGACGGCGAACCAGATCGCGAGATTGAGGATCACGCCGACGACGGCCGCTGTGATCGCCGTCAGCGCTCCGGCGAGCGCCGCATCGCCGCGGAGCTTCTCGACATATGGGGCGCCGAGAAAGATCCACAGGAAACAGGGAACGAAAGTGACCCAAGTCGTCAGCAGGCCGCCGAGCGCACCGGCAAGGAGCGGCGGCAGGCTTCCGGGGTCGCGATAGGCGGCGAGGAAGCCCACGAATTGCAAGACGATGACCAGAGGCCCCGGCGTCGTTTCCGCCATGCCGAGCCCATCTAGCATCTCGCGCGAGCCCAGCCAGTGGTAATTGTCGACCGCCTGCTGAGCGACATAGGCGAGCACGGCGTAGGCGCCGCCGAAGGTCACCATTGCCATCTTACTGAAGAACACTGCGATCCGGCTGAAGACGTCGTTGGGGCCGAGGCCGATTAGTAGGACAACGACCGGCGCGAGCCAGAGGACGAGCCAAAGCCCCGCGACCTTCACCGAGCTCCCGGCGGAAGATGGAGAATGCCGACGATCCGTGTCGCCGAGCAGGCTATCGTCCTTCGCACCGTGTCCCCCGCCGGAAAACTGCGGGAGTCCGGCCTTTCCGCCGAAATAGCCGATCAGGCCGGCGGAGAGGACGATGACGGGAAACGACGCATCGAAAAAGAAGATCGCGGCGAAGGCCGCGCCGGCCAATATCTTCAATAGGCGGTTTCGCAGCGCACGCCGACCGACGCGGATTACCGCCTGGACCACGATCGCCAGCACGGCCGCCTTGAGACCGAAAAACGCCGCGGCGACGAAGCCGACCTTGCCGAAGACGACGTAAACGAGGCTCAACACCATGATCGCCGCCGCGCCGGGAAGGACGAATAGTCCGCCGGCCATGATGCCGCCTGGCGTTCCGTGCATCAACCAGCCGATATAGGTCGCGAGTTGCTGCGCCTCCGGTCCCGGGAGCAGCATGCAGTAGTTGAGCGCATGTAGGAACCGACCCTCCGAGACCCAGCGCCTCTCTTCGACCAGGACCTTGTGCATCAGCGCGATCTGGCCGGCGGGACCGCCGAAACTCAGAACGGCAATTCTTGCCCAGACGCGAAACGCCTCTGCCAAGGTGACCTCGTGATCGACCTTCTCAATTCTTGCCGGCTCAATCATGCGGTCTTCCCCGGTTTAGTCGCAGGCCAGTTGTGGGGTTCATCCGTCGCGTCGCGGCACCAGCGGTAGAAGGCGTCGTAGAGCGCCATTCCAGCATCGAGCTGCTCGAGATCGTCCGAATACATGCGCGAGAGGCCCAGCGACGCGGCGAGCAAACCCGGCGCCTCGGGGGCGATTTCCAGTCGCGCGGTGTCGGCGCCGCGCACGATGACGGCTAGGCGTCGAAGGGAATCGATCGTCAGGTCCCATTCGTCGAGCATAGTGTCGAAAGTGCAGCGCTCCCCCCGGTGGCTCCAGAACGCGCCTTCGATGTCGAACGCCGCTGCGCCGAAGCGCTCGGCGACCGCCGAAACCTCCGCCGCGGCAACGAAGAGGAAGACTGCTTGCGGGTCGACGAAGCGTCGGATGAGCCATGGACAAGCGATGCGGTCGACCTTGGGACGGGACCGTGTGACCCAGACGGTTCGCCCCTGCGGATCGCGCTTCGGAATTTTTCCTTCGGGAACGACCGCGCCGCCCGACTTGACCCACGCCGCATGTCCGCCGTTGAGCACGTCGGCGGAGGAGGCGCCAGCGTGACGCAACCAAGCCGCGACGCCTTCGGCCGATCCTTTGCCGTTCGCGTCCACCACGATGGCGGAGCGAGCGACGAATTCCGGCGCCCAGTCAGAAACCTCCGCCGCAGGCCGGCGTAAGGCCCCCGGCACGAAGCGAGGATCGGCGCCGTGTTCCTCCTCGGTCCGAACGTCGATGACCGCAGGGCAGTGTGCGACGCCGATGAGGCGCGCGAGCTTATCAGGAAAGATGGAGTTGATTGACGACATGGCGCGCCCTTGGTGGAAAACCGGACGCGATTCTTGGGCATGTCGCCTCATGGGGAGATCGCTTCCCCATGCCGTCGTTTACATCAAATCGGCTCCCGAATGTCAATATGACCGTGACACTCGAGCCGATGTTCGAAGCGTCGCGAGCCACGCAGTACGTGACGTCGATCGATCTGATTTTGCTTTCCGCCCCTCTCGAGTTCCGCTTTCCCGCGCGCTTCGGCATTTCGCTGGAGCGGATCGGTCAGCTACCGCGCGGCTTTGTCGTCGTCGCGACGTCCAATCGTCATTCGAATCGTCGCCGACATGCCGGGCTTTAACGAGAGGTCTGGATTTGGCGCCGTCACGACAAGGTCGTATCTCTTTGCCCCGTCTATGGTCTCTCGTGATAGCGCAAGCTGCGCCACCGTTCCATGAAATGACTGATTGGACATCAAGTCCAAACTAAAGAGAACTTCGTCGCCGGGCCTCACCGCGTCGACCACTGCTTCAGAAACGCTCGCAACTATTTCGACGGCGCCGTGGTCTGCAGCGACAGTGAAAAGGGGCTCCGAAACTCCGTTGATGACTTCATTGCCCGCTACGACGGTCCGAGAAGCGACGATGCCGTCGATCGGCGCGATGATATCGGTGTTCTCGAGATTGATCTGTGCAACTCGAAGCGCTTGCTTCGCTCTCGCGACGGACGCTTCCTCGCGCAGCACTCGGGCTTTCCTCAGCTCCACCGCTCTCTGAGAGACCTCTAGCACATTCGCGGCAGTCGACCTGCGCACGGCGCGTTTCTGGTTGCGCGCATAGGCCGCTTGCGCTCGCGCCAATCGCGCTCCGGCCTGCTCTCGCGAGCTATTCGCGAGCCCGAGGGCGGCCATGCCCTGCTCGACTATCAATCGATATGGCTGTGGGTCAATTTTCGCGCAGAGTTGTCCTCTCTTCACGAATTCGCCGACTTCACAATAAACGGCATCTATCGTTCCAGATACAGTTGCCTTGATCGGTGTCACGGTCACAGCAACGATGACCGCGGGAGCGGTAACCGACGCCACACCTGAAGAGCGTAGGCCGTGGTCGATGCGACGGAAGTCGCGGCTTATCCAATAAGCCGCGCCGCCAGCAATCGCTAAGACGATGAGAAGGCTCGATGAAATTACCCAGAGTCGTTTACGATTCGGAACATTGTCGAGCGCATGTTCAAAACGCGTGTCGCCGTTCGCTCGCGTCACGAGCAGTTTTCCGCCGCCCGCTCCATGCGCCTCACGGCCAAATTGCGCTGCGGCAGTTTCGTATATGTCTTCCTCCTGCAAGTTGTGAAGGTGCACGAGGGATTCGAGGGACTCGATGATCCGCTGCGCATCTCGGACCAGATAAGGTTCAATTTCATTCGGCCGCAGCCCCTCCGACAAGCGCTCGAGGAGCCTCGCCTGATGCAGGATTTCGCGATGGGCGCGGCTCATGGCGTTCAAGCCATGATCGTCGTTGAGGAAGCGTGAAACGCGTGGATAGATCGCGCCTTCGTCCTCCCGTTCATGTTTTACGACCACCGTCTCTACAATTCGATTCGCCTCGAGAATAAAGTCGACGGCGTCAGGCGCTTCGTCGCTATCCAGTGCGTCGGCGATCTGGCGAAGACGCTCGAGGCTTTTCTCTAGATTTTCGTGATCCTCACGCAGAACGCCCGACGCCGCCTCCGACATCGATGACTGATCGAAAACGCCGGATGGAGTGAGCGCCCGCAACGCGTTGAGAATCACGGCGACGTCGATTGCCTCCTGAATGAGCGCCCCCGCGACAGGCGTGACATAGCCGAACGCCGCGGCGATCATCGTCACCCCGGACAGGGTCATTCCTGCAATCATGCTCTGCAAGGCGATCGCGCGCGTG
This genomic window from Methylosinus sp. PW1 contains:
- a CDS encoding transposase, yielding MSEPEAAPTRRIEVFTGAGRRRTWGADQKAAIVAESFAEGASVCEAARRHGLTPQQLFTWRRQARKETEARKDAGAPPLFVPAIMQGPAPRRR
- a CDS encoding transposase family protein, with the translated sequence MTTVLRPSAIIPSGFRVESVSIEGAMTAIEARAIAATRTCPDCGSISRRVHSHYSRRLSDLPLAGRVVRISLTARRFRCVTPTCRRSIFTERCR
- the chrA gene encoding chromate efflux transporter, which gives rise to MIEPARIEKVDHEVTLAEAFRVWARIAVLSFGGPAGQIALMHKVLVEERRWVSEGRFLHALNYCMLLPGPEAQQLATYIGWLMHGTPGGIMAGGLFVLPGAAAIMVLSLVYVVFGKVGFVAAAFFGLKAAVLAIVVQAVIRVGRRALRNRLLKILAGAAFAAIFFFDASFPVIVLSAGLIGYFGGKAGLPQFSGGGHGAKDDSLLGDTDRRHSPSSAGSSVKVAGLWLVLWLAPVVVLLIGLGPNDVFSRIAVFFSKMAMVTFGGAYAVLAYVAQQAVDNYHWLGSREMLDGLGMAETTPGPLVIVLQFVGFLAAYRDPGSLPPLLAGALGGLLTTWVTFVPCFLWIFLGAPYVEKLRGDAALAGALTAITAAVVGVILNLAIWFAVHILFREAVPIHGFGFSFEVRRRGASTRWRCFWPSSRRWRSSNSISAFHVRSSSAPRAAFCSSSSGQRPRARPSKGAGAVTK
- a CDS encoding sulfurtransferase/chromate resistance protein, translating into MSSINSIFPDKLARLIGVAHCPAVIDVRTEEEHGADPRFVPGALRRPAAEVSDWAPEFVARSAIVVDANGKGSAEGVAAWLRHAGASSADVLNGGHAAWVKSGGAVVPEGKIPKRDPQGRTVWVTRSRPKVDRIACPWLIRRFVDPQAVFLFVAAAEVSAVAERFGAAAFDIEGAFWSHRGERCTFDTMLDEWDLTIDSLRRLAVIVRGADTARLEIAPEAPGLLAASLGLSRMYSDDLEQLDAGMALYDAFYRWCRDATDEPHNWPATKPGKTA
- a CDS encoding efflux RND transporter periplasmic adaptor subunit — protein: MTRANGDTRFEHALDNVPNRKRLWVISSSLLIVLAIAGGAAYWISRDFRRIDHGLRSSGVASVTAPAVIVAVTVTPIKATVSGTIDAVYCEVGEFVKRGQLCAKIDPQPYRLIVEQGMAALGLANSSREQAGARLARAQAAYARNQKRAVRRSTAANVLEVSQRAVELRKARVLREEASVARAKQALRVAQINLENTDIIAPIDGIVASRTVVAGNEVINGVSEPLFTVAADHGAVEIVASVSEAVVDAVRPGDEVLFSLDLMSNQSFHGTVAQLALSRETIDGAKRYDLVVTAPNPDLSLKPGMSATIRMTIGRRDDDKAAR